A single Chthoniobacterales bacterium DNA region contains:
- a CDS encoding trypsin-like peptidase domain-containing protein gives MNAEPSEPSAGMRSLLRFLVFAGVAGLGVVIFYVARQEGARKAIVSTRLPMLEQLDGEITSLVGNVVPSVVSISARMDNPALNLIRQLRQRLGMEDPDKPELGSGAIVSSEGHILTNFHVVSRANRVDVQLSDGRTLPAQFLGADQQADIAVLKIDATGLTPLRFADSNAARVGQMVFAVGNPLGLQETVTQGIISGKGRRAVAGLATDFFQTDAAINPGNSGGPLVNVRGEILGINNAIVLGSSGISFAIPSNVALRVYDDVVKRDRISRPWFGANTWPLTAQIAKELHLGTTTGNFVVSVVENSPAARAGIVAGDVLQEFDGSPVRDSVDIVNRLSELKEGDRVNVTVWRAGKRLQIPVVVEGQPLH, from the coding sequence GTGAACGCCGAGCCCTCCGAGCCCTCCGCCGGCATGCGCAGCCTCCTGCGCTTCCTCGTTTTCGCCGGGGTGGCCGGCCTCGGCGTCGTGATTTTCTACGTCGCGCGGCAGGAAGGCGCGCGGAAGGCCATCGTCTCCACGCGTCTGCCCATGCTCGAGCAGCTCGACGGCGAGATCACCTCGCTCGTTGGCAACGTCGTCCCGTCGGTCGTCAGCATCTCCGCGAGGATGGACAATCCCGCGCTCAATCTCATTCGCCAGCTGCGGCAGCGTCTCGGCATGGAAGATCCCGACAAGCCCGAGCTCGGCTCCGGCGCCATCGTCTCCAGCGAGGGCCACATCCTCACGAACTTCCACGTCGTCTCGCGCGCGAATCGCGTGGACGTGCAGCTCAGCGACGGTCGCACGCTGCCGGCCCAGTTTCTCGGCGCCGACCAGCAGGCCGACATCGCCGTTCTCAAGATCGACGCCACCGGCCTCACGCCGCTCCGGTTTGCGGATTCGAACGCCGCGCGCGTCGGCCAGATGGTCTTCGCGGTGGGGAATCCCCTCGGCCTGCAGGAAACCGTCACGCAGGGCATCATCAGCGGGAAGGGCCGCCGCGCCGTGGCCGGCCTTGCCACCGATTTCTTCCAGACCGACGCAGCGATCAATCCCGGCAACTCCGGCGGGCCGCTCGTCAATGTGCGCGGCGAGATCCTCGGGATCAATAACGCCATCGTGCTCGGCAGCTCGGGCATCAGTTTCGCGATTCCGTCGAACGTCGCGTTGCGGGTTTATGACGACGTCGTGAAGCGCGACCGCATCTCCCGGCCGTGGTTCGGCGCGAATACCTGGCCGCTTACCGCGCAGATCGCGAAGGAACTGCACCTCGGCACGACGACCGGCAATTTTGTGGTGTCCGTCGTCGAGAATTCCCCGGCGGCGCGCGCGGGCATCGTGGCCGGCGACGTGCTTCAGGAGTTCGACGGCAGCCCCGTGCGCGACTCCGTCGATATCGTGAACCGATTGTCGGAATTGAAAGAAGGCGACCGCGTGAATGTCACCGTCTGGCGAGCCGGCAAGCGCCTGCAGATTCCCGTTGTCGTGGAAGGACAGCCCCTCCATTGA
- a CDS encoding response regulator — MKILIVDDEPGAAERLAAAVVAAGLGEGFAATNAEEAVAVVNAQDGVDVLATDVFMDGVDGFTLHETMRESLPDLRVIFLSEYDLSEHASRVGGWPVLARPIDDAALMAEIQRLLPEPAAAEPAPAFEAASLVGATLGAYRIDALAGEDLDGAIYAAVQTTIGRTVELHVLDPQRAIDPAEVTRFLGNARAKANVHHPALLSVFEAGESDGYYFYTSETRQGRSLWHLGQEGATLPPAALLQLLHTVAEAMVHLGQEHTAHEPLYAGHVIVDSRQRARLVNIATQESMGNTPREDMRALAAAITPVVPNHPSSGAIQQLIADMEAGAIPVRSWTALIYEVKRCLAAASSGATSYKIDAAERAQIEAVAKARRRAKGFRKFLIVFLILGTITAVAYYLMGGPIPTWKN; from the coding sequence ATGAAGATCCTCATCGTTGACGACGAGCCGGGGGCCGCGGAGCGGCTTGCCGCTGCGGTCGTCGCGGCGGGGCTCGGCGAGGGGTTTGCCGCGACGAATGCCGAAGAGGCCGTTGCGGTGGTGAACGCGCAGGATGGCGTCGACGTCCTCGCGACCGATGTTTTCATGGACGGCGTCGATGGTTTCACCCTGCACGAGACGATGCGGGAATCGCTGCCCGACCTGCGGGTGATCTTTCTTTCCGAATACGACCTTTCCGAGCATGCCTCTCGCGTCGGCGGCTGGCCGGTGCTCGCCCGCCCGATCGATGATGCCGCGCTGATGGCGGAGATTCAGCGGCTGCTTCCGGAGCCCGCCGCCGCGGAGCCGGCTCCCGCGTTCGAGGCGGCATCGCTTGTCGGCGCCACCCTTGGCGCCTACCGCATCGACGCCCTCGCGGGGGAGGACCTCGATGGCGCCATTTACGCCGCGGTGCAGACGACGATCGGGCGCACCGTGGAGCTGCACGTGCTCGATCCGCAGCGCGCGATCGATCCCGCGGAGGTCACGCGATTTCTCGGCAACGCGCGCGCCAAGGCGAATGTGCATCATCCCGCGCTGCTCTCGGTCTTCGAGGCCGGCGAGAGCGACGGCTATTATTTCTACACCTCCGAAACGCGCCAGGGCCGCTCGCTCTGGCATCTCGGGCAGGAAGGGGCGACGCTGCCTCCGGCGGCGTTGCTCCAGCTCCTGCATACGGTGGCCGAGGCCATGGTGCATCTCGGCCAGGAGCATACCGCGCACGAGCCGCTCTACGCCGGCCACGTGATCGTCGATTCGCGCCAGCGGGCTCGTCTCGTGAACATCGCGACGCAGGAGTCGATGGGCAACACGCCGCGGGAGGACATGCGCGCCCTGGCTGCCGCGATCACGCCAGTCGTGCCGAATCATCCCTCGTCGGGCGCGATTCAGCAGCTCATTGCCGACATGGAAGCCGGGGCGATTCCCGTGCGGTCGTGGACGGCATTGATCTACGAAGTGAAGCGGTGCCTCGCCGCCGCCTCCTCGGGTGCGACTTCCTACAAGATCGACGCCGCCGAACGCGCGCAGATCGAGGCCGTGGCCAAGGCTCGCCGCCGCGCGAAGGGTTTCCGCAAGTTCCTCATCGTCTTCCTCATTCTCGGCACCATCACGGCCGTCGCCTATTATTTGATGGGGGGCCCGATTCCTACGTGGAAAAATTGA
- the aroF gene encoding 3-deoxy-7-phosphoheptulonate synthase gives MIIVLRPGASREEIDTVITEVRTLGYEPSPITGVAQTVIAAIGDERTGQTLESLESLPQVESVLRVQKRYKLASRESHPADTVIDVAGVPVGGPNFTLMAGPCSVESAEQLFTTAEAVKAAGATILRGGAYKPRTSPYEFQGLGKEGLRLLREARERTGLRIITEVLSERDVEHVAETADILQIGARNAQNFQLLVECARTRKPVLLKRGLSERIEEWLLASEYLLAHGNPNVMLCERGIRTFETYTRNTLDLGAVAIAKKESHLPVIVDPSQGCGRADLVIALCCGAVAMGADGLLIEVHPNPAEAWSDGQQQITFDGFRELLAKIQPFLAATNRLPV, from the coding sequence ATGATTATCGTTCTTCGTCCCGGCGCTTCCCGTGAAGAAATCGACACCGTCATCACCGAGGTGCGCACCTTGGGATACGAACCGTCGCCCATCACCGGCGTTGCGCAAACCGTCATCGCCGCGATCGGCGACGAACGCACCGGCCAGACGCTCGAGTCGCTCGAGTCGCTGCCGCAGGTCGAGAGCGTGCTGCGCGTGCAAAAGCGCTACAAGCTCGCCAGTCGCGAATCGCACCCCGCCGACACCGTCATCGACGTCGCGGGCGTTCCCGTCGGCGGCCCGAATTTCACCCTCATGGCCGGGCCATGCTCCGTGGAAAGCGCCGAGCAACTCTTCACGACGGCCGAGGCGGTGAAGGCCGCCGGCGCGACGATCCTCCGCGGCGGCGCCTACAAGCCACGCACGTCGCCCTACGAGTTTCAGGGCCTCGGCAAGGAAGGTCTGCGTCTGCTGCGCGAGGCGCGCGAACGCACCGGGCTGCGCATCATCACCGAAGTGCTCAGCGAGCGCGATGTCGAGCACGTCGCCGAGACGGCGGACATCCTCCAGATCGGCGCGCGCAACGCCCAGAATTTCCAACTCCTCGTCGAATGCGCCCGCACCCGGAAGCCCGTGCTGCTCAAGCGCGGCCTGAGCGAACGCATCGAGGAATGGCTGCTCGCCTCCGAATACCTGCTCGCCCACGGCAACCCGAACGTCATGCTCTGCGAGCGCGGCATTCGCACTTTCGAGACCTACACGCGCAACACGCTCGACCTCGGCGCCGTCGCGATTGCGAAGAAGGAGTCCCACCTCCCGGTGATCGTCGACCCCAGCCAGGGCTGCGGCCGCGCGGATCTCGTGATTGCCCTTTGCTGCGGCGCGGTCGCGATGGGCGCCGACGGATTGCTCATCGAGGTGCACCCGAATCCCGCCGAGGCCTGGAGCGATGGCCAGCAGCAGATCACCTTCGACGGCTTCCGCGAACTCCTCGCAAAAATCCAGCCCTTCCTTGCGGCGACGAATCGCCTGCCCGTCTGA
- a CDS encoding TIGR00730 family Rossman fold protein, whose translation MNEKETDARIKSLASEVADGRQAELVEELIETALRLGRDKANVADLKLFNRAMREMRYAASVFAKYQGRRKVAVFGSARTRSDVDEFIQAREFARRIVQEGFMVITGGGDGIMGAAQQGAGAENSFGLNIRLPFEQRANETILGDRKLINFNYFFTRKLNFMKETHAFVLCPGGFGTQDEGFEALTLMQTGKSQIVPVILLDKPNGHYWETWRRFVVNDLLEAGLVSQSDFNLFRIVHDVDDAVAEILEFYRVFHSYRWVRERMVIRLNRRLTAAAVESLNEKFANLLAADRIVQTTALPEEIEDTKVAELPRLVLTPNKRDFGMIRLLLDAINDAETEAGPQAPGAENAVPVRQSDAPPAKVKEGF comes from the coding sequence ATGAATGAGAAAGAGACCGATGCCCGGATCAAAAGCCTGGCGTCCGAAGTGGCCGACGGCCGACAGGCCGAACTGGTGGAGGAATTGATCGAGACCGCCCTGCGGCTGGGGCGCGACAAGGCGAACGTGGCGGACCTGAAGCTCTTCAATCGCGCGATGCGGGAGATGCGCTACGCGGCGAGTGTGTTCGCGAAATACCAGGGGCGGCGCAAGGTCGCGGTCTTTGGGTCCGCGCGCACGCGGTCGGACGTGGACGAGTTCATCCAGGCGCGGGAATTTGCCCGGCGCATCGTTCAGGAAGGCTTCATGGTCATCACCGGCGGCGGCGACGGGATCATGGGCGCAGCGCAGCAGGGGGCGGGCGCGGAAAACAGCTTCGGGCTCAACATTCGCCTGCCCTTCGAGCAACGCGCGAACGAGACCATCCTCGGCGACAGAAAGCTCATCAACTTCAACTACTTCTTCACGCGGAAGCTGAACTTCATGAAGGAAACGCATGCCTTCGTGCTCTGCCCGGGCGGATTTGGCACGCAGGACGAGGGCTTCGAGGCCCTCACGCTCATGCAGACGGGCAAGTCGCAGATCGTGCCGGTGATCCTGCTCGACAAGCCGAACGGGCACTACTGGGAGACATGGCGGCGCTTCGTGGTGAACGATTTGCTCGAAGCCGGTCTCGTCTCGCAGAGCGATTTCAATCTCTTCCGCATCGTGCACGATGTGGACGACGCAGTGGCCGAGATCCTGGAGTTCTACCGCGTGTTCCACTCCTACCGCTGGGTGCGTGAGCGGATGGTCATTCGCCTGAATCGCCGACTCACGGCGGCGGCCGTCGAGTCGTTGAACGAAAAGTTTGCGAACCTGCTGGCGGCGGACCGCATCGTGCAGACGACTGCGCTGCCCGAGGAGATCGAAGACACGAAGGTGGCGGAATTGCCCCGGCTCGTGCTGACCCCGAACAAGCGCGACTTTGGGATGATTCGTCTGCTGCTCGACGCGATCAACGACGCGGAAACCGAGGCCGGGCCGCAGGCTCCGGGCGCCGAGAACGCGGTGCCGGTGCGGCAGAGCGACGCACCGCCCGCGAAGGTGAAGGAAGGCTTCTAA
- a CDS encoding glycerophosphodiester phosphodiesterase family protein yields the protein MAPFPLIIAHRGASRDAPENTVAAFQLAWQQGADAIETDLRLTADEEIVAFHDADGQRIFGNRRLIRSLAKADLPPSIPTLPEILALLPAAKRLVLELKEPLGPALPRAMAGAPLHRITFIAFDAELIAETKRAFPDCQALWLYGDHYVPSGQRARWLADRVRELGVDGIDLRYHSGLNARMLAPLREEGRTIYTYTLNRRTVVLDASLLGVDGITTDCPGDARDWLHFRRLRA from the coding sequence ATGGCCCCATTTCCACTCATCATCGCCCATCGAGGCGCCTCCCGCGACGCTCCCGAGAACACGGTGGCGGCTTTCCAGCTTGCCTGGCAACAAGGGGCCGACGCGATCGAGACCGACCTCCGTCTCACCGCCGACGAAGAAATCGTCGCGTTCCACGATGCGGATGGTCAGCGGATTTTCGGAAACCGCCGGCTCATCCGCAGTCTTGCGAAGGCTGATCTGCCGCCGTCGATCCCCACCCTCCCGGAAATCCTCGCCCTTCTTCCCGCCGCGAAGCGCCTCGTTCTGGAACTCAAGGAACCGCTCGGCCCCGCCCTTCCGCGCGCGATGGCGGGCGCCCCGCTCCATCGCATCACGTTCATCGCCTTCGACGCGGAGTTGATCGCCGAAACCAAGCGTGCCTTCCCCGATTGTCAGGCTCTCTGGCTTTATGGCGACCACTACGTGCCGAGCGGCCAGCGCGCTCGCTGGCTGGCGGACCGGGTGCGCGAACTCGGGGTCGACGGAATCGACCTCCGGTATCACTCGGGCCTGAACGCGCGCATGCTCGCGCCGCTGCGCGAAGAAGGACGCACGATTTACACCTACACGCTCAACCGGCGAACCGTCGTCCTCGACGCCAGCCTGCTCGGCGTCGACGGCATCACCACGGATTGCCCCGGCGACGCCCGCGACTGGCTGCACTTCCGCCGGCTGCGGGCGTAA